atattttcagtagcttctcaaatcctttgtcagccacagcattctctgccttccactgcagcaattccagtacggtaccgagctttgtgtttccatcttcgcaattggggtataacccttttttgtgatcctctaacatgcgatcgaacttcagcttctccttttgactttcgcattgcgtccttgcatcgacaatgacccggcggagatcatcatcatcgggcacatcgtctggttcctcttgatcttcagcagcttcacccgttgcagcatcattgggcacatcgtctggttcctcttgatcttccccagctccccccgttgcagcatcaccgtattcagggggcacatagttgtcatcgtactcttcttcttcgccgtcttccatcataacccctatttctccgtgcctcatccaaacattatagtgtggcatgaaacccttgtaaagcaggtgggagtgaaggattttccggttagagtaagacctcgtattcccacatttagtgcatggacaacacataaaaccattctgcttgtttgcctcagccgcatcgagaaactcatgcacgcccttaatgtactcgcgggtgtgtctgtcaccgtacatccattgtcggttcatctgtgtgcattatatataattaagtgtccaaattaatagaagttcatcatcacattaaaatcaaagtgcatacatagttctcatctaacaacatatagctctccagagcatctaattaattaaaccatacattgaaactatgtaaaacatttcattgcgaaaataaatgcgatcataatcgcaacggcataatgataccaagcctcggtatgaatggcatattttctaatctttctaatcttcaagcgcattgcatccatcttgatcttgtgatcatcgacgacatccgcaacatgcaactccaatatcatcttctcctcaattttttttattttttccttcaacaaattgttttcttcttcaactaaatttaacctctcgacaatagggtcggttggcatttccgattcacatacatcctacataaataaaatctatgtcacgttggtcggcataattttcataaacaataaatgaaccaatagttataaagataatatatataccacatccgaatcatagacaggacaagggccgacgggggcggataccaaaaccatcgcactatataagatgcaataataaaagtaagaaaataatacaggtatctatgtaaacatacaagtaagaatatttttcctttcagaaagaagataaaacaagaggctcaccacggtggtgccggcgatgagctcggcgcgggtgatcgacggcggtgaagacggggacggggcgtgacggaccgctaaacctagacaaatattatggaaaatggagcttggaggtcgagcttggagaggagaaaacttaagtagtgtggctcgggcattccatcgaacaccttgtgtgcatagaaggtgagctagagcaccaccaagccctctccccctcggccagagaaaaacaaagcactggggtgctctgctcccgagctaggggtatatataggcacctcattggtcccggttggtgacatgagccgggactaaaggagagcctttggtcccggttcaagccaccaaccgggaccaatggtggtgggccaggagcgaggcccattggtcccggttcatcccaccaaccgggaccaaaaggtccagatgaaccgggaccaatggcccacgtggcccggccggcccctgggcccacgaaccgggaccaatgcccatattggtcccggttctggattgaaccaggactaatgggctgacccggcctggaccaaagccctgttttctactagtgcatgtcttgctttccctcaaaaaaaattgtCGTGTCACGCATACTTGCCGCCTGCACCTCGTTAACCCATAGTAATTCCACCTATTAAAGAAACTAGAATAATTGTGGAAAATGAGTTCAAACACAATGCCCTTTTTTTGTTCACCTTTTCTTTTAATATTTTTTATTTGTGATGCAATTCACAAAGAGGAGATTTGTCTAAGAATTTTTTGACAACTCATAGTCGGAGGAGGAGAAAGAACATGATGAGTTTGAGATGGCCACGACAATGATCATTGAAGAAGATGGCTGGAATGTAAGAAGTGGTGTTGAATTTGAATCTGAAATGGGAGGGATGTTAGGAGGTGCACTTCGGTTAATAAAGGATGCTTTTCATTGCGGAAAAAAAATTATGACACGTGTTGTCAAAAAATTAATGTGGGCTGTTAATTATTGGCACAATGTAAGGGGATGTAGCTCAGATGGTAGAGTGCCTGCTTTACTCTTTGCAAAACCTCAAGAATGTGAACTTTTTCCTTTTATGAATGTCTGCATTTTCAAGAAAAAACACCATGGAAGAAAAACTCTACGGACTGTATTTTTTAATCTTTCTTCTATGAAATGTCTGCATTTTCAGGACAAAACACGCCAGAAGAAAAACCTATCGGACTATATTCTTAAAATGTAAATTAGAGCCTGGATGAAAGTAAGCCGCTTGGAATCAGCAGCTGAGCATTTGTATGACTGGGATGGCATCGATTCCAGATACCACATCATCAACTGCTATGGAAAATCCCATCTCCTTTTTATTTCATTCATATAGTTTGATCATCGATGATGATCAACGGTGACATACATACGGGCTCAATATCAGATATTTGCTTTCAACTAGAAGCCTAACAGAATCATCAAATTCTCACAACCGTATCCTGTGAAACTATcaacttttgcaaaaaaaacatagacACAAATACAAGATGTAGAACAACAGCGCAATTTTTCCTACAAAACTGTTACTTTCTGCATCTTCCAACTGCTCCTGAAATTATTTACATCTAGTCGAGTTGCTTTGTCCAGTCGAAAGGCCCCCAGTCCTTCACGAAGCCGGCGATGGCTTTCTTCTGATCATCCATGGGCACATGTCTTGGACGTCGGTCCATGCCCTGCGCTGGCAAGCGGAGCACACCTCTGATGacatccagtccaaaaccagcactgAATTTGCCCTCGTCGTCTATCACGTGGACAAACCCACGGTCCAGCCCAAACTCCACATGGAAGTAGGCGAAGTTCTCCGGGATGACTTGCCTCAGGTCACCGCTCGTCCGGATGAGCTTTTTCGCCTCATGCTGGGACCATTCTTCTTCGGCTTCATCGATCGCCTGAAGAAGACAGAACGGCTTTCATTAGAACCTCAAGCACAGGAGACAGGACAAGGAATGGCTCTGGTCATGCAGACAGCAGTACACACTAACCTACCTTTTTGAAGTACATGGGCGCTTTGTGTGAAACTTCGCAGGGGACAGGGATGCATTCGATCATGCAATGTCTCCGTTGCTTGGCCAAGCCTACAACGGTCTCCAAGAAGATCACATCCTTGCCCTGCTGCAAGAACATCTTCAGGAGGCACTTTTTGAAGTTGGGAATCTCCTCCCAAGCACCACTGTCAGTTGCTCTAGTTGCAGGCTCATGCTGCAACCACAAAAATCAAAGAATCAGTAAAAATGATTAGAATTCAGGTGAGCTGTGACTCGGTTCTCATCGAAGCACGGCGCGAAATACCTGCAATGGAAGAATAAGACAGTGCCCTCGAACAACAGGGTCAAACTGAGGCAGCATCAGGTAAGTGAAGTTTCCTACAGCAACAACCAACCTGGATGGGTTCTCGAAACAGTACAAACAGCGCTCTTTCTGGGTTAAGATGTGCCTATGGGTGCTCTTCTTCTCCACACGCGCATCTCTACTCTTGCTTCTGGGAGCATCACCCAGATCTTCGTACTCATCCTCGACGCATCTAGACATGTCGTAATGTTTGTTCTGAATAATTATATTTGTAGCATGCAGGTCAGCATTTTCTTCTCCTTTCCTGCTTTCAGCAGCTATAGCATGCTTTATAGTATGCCTGCAGTTAAAAAAGGCAATAGTATGTTAAGCAGGCAGATAAACTATAATAGCATATATAGTAACAAAGCAATGAGATATAACAATATCTGCACACAGTAGTACATGAGCTATCTTTAAATTTAGTATCTGTTATAAACTGCTGTATTTCAGAATTCAGAGTGACTAAACTGAGGTCatgtcttttttttttttgcagggaaCTAAGGGTATGTCAGGTGGCTTGTATACATGGGATCAATTCACTACAGTGCCAACCGCCAAGAACTGCCGGCACTGGTTTAAACAAATACACAAAGCAACATGACTCAAATGATACAAGCAAAGAGACTGAATTTGATTAAACCGCACCGCAGGAGTGATAAACAGGAGATAGCTCAACTTAACATACATAGGACAATCATAGCATTAAATAACACAAATAGGTAATCCAAGTGCATTCTGGCATAAGATGGACTAACCTGATTGAGCTCCTTCCCTTTTCATGCCTAGGCTCATCAACAGAAGTGCCTTGATCCTGCAGCACAGCCTCCGTTTCTCTCTGATACTCTctctgaatatgaacaaacatcagTTAAGAGGTCATGTGATCTTGCACAAAGAACTCCTGTCAAcacacagcagcagcagcacagcACTTACCGAAAGCTGGTCAGCTTCTTCATGCTTGCCTTTCATTCGAAGGCGGAGAACCTCCGCGGCTTGttggataagtctgtgtactagggtctTTGTGGAGCTGCAGCATATGGTCCTTGTGGGGCTGCggcacatggtccttgtggcagttaggatAGAGTTCCTGACCATCAAGGACTGGCAGTTAGGATAGCATCTTAGAccagcatcttagactagcatcttagactggcatcttagTAGCATCTCAGCATATgcttggctggctagcagcctataagtatgtatccccaacccctcaggttggTATGTCATTGcgtgagaaataaaccaacgaaaattgttccaactctcctagtgtcatccacaactatcaatgctcaggtttaaaggtctaacaagtggtatcagagcctcgttatCTTGTAACCTGAGCATTTCCTGTGAGCAGCCCAAGTCGGTAGCAGCAGCTGCTCCGTCTGCCTCTGGTTACTTTCCTCCCTCCGGACTGTCGAGCAGCAGTTCGTCTTCAacagcctcctcttcacgcaacAGACCCCCTGCAGCGAGCCATGTCTGCAGGTCGCTCTCAGCACACGGCTATCTAGAGCATGCGGCGCCGGCAGGAGGCCGAGCGCGCCGTGGCAGAGGAGCGTGAGCGAGCAGCTGTAGCAGCAGCTGCTGCGGCAGCAAGGGTGTCGAGGCTGGCTGCAGCGGAGCTGGCAGCAGCCAAAGCGGAGGTAGAAGCAGCCAGGGCGGAgttagaagcagcagcagcagtggacGCAGCACGTGAGGCTACGGCGGATGCCAAAGCACTCCGCAGCGGCTCCGGCAGCTCCAACAGCTCCGCACCTGCGGACGACGGCGCTGACGCAGACCGCGCCAAAGTGGCGCAAGAGCGGACGGCGCAGTGGGCAGCCGAGCACGCCCGCACTCCAAGTGGAGGTGCGCACCGCGACGGCGGCTGCAACCACGAGATGTATTGGCCGCTACGGATCATTTGATTGGAATGAAATTTGGAACGGGTATACTTGACGATGACGATATGAATCACTTGAAAAATAAACGTATTCGTTCGGTTGCGGATCTGTTACAAGATCAATTCGGATTGGCTCTTGGTCGTTTACAACATGCAGTTCAAAAAACTATTCGTAGAGTATTCATACGTCAATCGAAACCGACTCCCCAAGTTGTGTTGAAGGGATATCTATATGATCCGATCGATTGCATAAGACCCGCGGTAGCAATAGAACGGGGAAAGTATACAGAAAAGACAGTTCTTTTCAATTTCGATTATCTATATATTAGTTCATTTCTATTTCTAGATATCTATTTCTATATATTAGTATTAGTTAGTAGTACTATTAGTTACCGATCCCGGCTCTGTGAGTTTTTTCTTCCGTGATGAACTGTCGGCACCAGTCCTACATTAACGAccaggaccgcggcctctacgaggtCAGGGATGTTGTCAGGGATGTTGGTCCCAGTGCTGGGTGGCCTACCCTCACTAAAACCAACTACGTCGAGTGGGCCGGGATCATGAAGGTCAGGCTCCAGGTGCGGCGCATGTGGGAGGCAGTCCAGGACAACAACGTCGACCACCAAGAGGACCGACGGGCGCTGGATGCCCTCATCGCCGCAGTCCCGCCCGAGATGCAGTTCTCGCTTTCCAGCAAGCGGACTGCCAAGGAAGCTTGGGACGCCGTCGCCGCGGCATGCATCGGCAACGACCGTGCTCGCAAGTCCACTCTGCAGGCACTTCATAAGGAGTGGGAGAGCCTGGCTTTCAAGCCAGGTGAGAACGTTGATGACTTTGCTCTCCATCTCAACACTCTGCTGCAGAAGTTGGTGAAGTTTGGTGATGCCACCTACACCGAGGAGAGAGCTGTCGAGAAGCTCTTTCGGTGCATCCCCGAGAAGTACAAGCAGATGGCTCGGTCGATCGAGTCCTTGCTGGACCTCTCCACGATGACAATCGAGGAGGCGATAGGTCGCCTCAAGGTCGTCGACACCGACGAGCCACAGCCTTCCTCGGGGCCCATCACCATCGGCGGGAAGCTGCTGCTAACTCGGGAGCCGTGGGATGCCAGCCTTGGTGACAGGAAGAAGGGGGAGCCTTCTTCCACGACGGGCGGCCGCAAGCGTGGCAAGCAGCGTAAGACGCGAAGAGGCCCCCCGGGCAGGGCACAAGGACGGGCCGAAGGGGACGCCCGCGGAGGCGCCAAGGACGGCGCCGCTGGCAAGCCCAAGCCGGCACAAGACAAGAGCTACCACAATGGCCGGTTTGGCCATTGGGCCAATGAGTGTCGGCAACCACGACAAGGCCAGGCTCACGTCGCACATGTGAAGGAGGAGGAGACGGCTCTATTCATGGCGCATGCAAGCATTGAGCTATCTTCAGCGACACCAGTCGCAAAAACTCTCATCCACCTCGACGAGCCAAAGGCACACGCTCTTCTCGGCGATGCCTCCGGGAAGGACAAGACTACGGGGTGGTgcctcgacaccggcgccacccACCACATGACCGGTCGAAGGGAATTCTTCGCCGAGCTCGATTCCGATGCGCGAGGCTCCGTCAAGTTTGGGGATGCCTCCGCTGTGGAAATTAAGGGCGtcggctccgtcatcttcaccaccaagaCGGGAGAGCACCGGCTGCTCACCGGTGTCTACTACATCCCCGCGCTAAGGAACTCCATCATCAGCTTGGGACAGCTGGATGAGAACGGCTCACGCGTGCTGATTGAGCATGAGGTCCTACGCATCTGGGATCGCCAGGGTCGCCTTCTCGCCAAGGTACCCAGAGGTGGAAATCGACTCTACGTCCTTGATGTGCAGGTGGCACAACCGGTCTGTCTCGCTGTCCATCAGGACGACGAGGCGTGGCAATGGCATGAGCGCTTTGGGCATCTTCACTTTGAGGCCCTGAAGCGTCTAAGTGCCAAGGAGATGGTACGAGGCCTGCCATGCCTCaaccatgtggagcagttctgcgACATCTGCGTACTGACGAAGCAGAGACGACTCCCCTTTCCCCAACAAGCGAGTTTTCGGGCCAAGGAGAAGCTGGAGCTCGTGCACGGAGACTTGTGCGGCCCGGTGACGCCAGCCACACCAGGAGGTCGACGCTACTTCCTGCTGCTCGTCGACGATCTCTCTCGCTACATGTGGGTGATGATTCTCGGCAGCAAGGGAGAAGCGGCGGACGCCATCAGGCGCGCGCGGGCTGGTGTGGAGGCGGAGAGCGGCCACAAATTGCGCGTGTTGCGCACTGACAACGGCGGCGAATTCACGGCGGCTAAATTCGCGTCGTACTGCGCCGATGAGGGCATCCAGCGCCACTACTCCGCGCCGTACAGCCCGCAGCAAAACGGAGTCGTCGAGCGGCGCAACCAGACGGTTGTGGGGATGGCTTGGGCTCTCCTCAAGCAGCGAGGGATGCCGGCTGTTTTCTGGGGAGAGGCGGTGCTGACGACCGTCTACATCCTCAACCGCTCGCCTACTAAGGCACTCGACGGCAGGACACCGTATGAGGCCCGGCATGGGTGGAAGCCGGCGGTTTCCCATTTGCGGGTCTTTGGCTGTCTTGCGTTCGCTAAGGAGCTTGGCCACATCGGCAAGCTCGACGACAGGAGCACTCCGGGAGTCTTCATCGGCTATGCGGAGGGCTCAAAGGCCTACCGCATCCTCGACCCAAAGACACAGCATGTGCGCACGGCGCGAGACGTTGTGTTCAATGAAGGGCGAGGGGGGCAACGGGAcaagacggtggacgacggcgcgaCGCCGATGTATGACGACTTCATTGTCGAGTACGCTTACTTCAAGGAAGCCGGGGGAGCAAGCAGCTCCTCTCCGCCGGGCACGTCTACCCCGGCCCCCAAAACTACATCGACTTCGGTGCCCGCTACGCCGACGACACCACAACTGGCGACGCCGCATACTCCAGCCCCGGCGGTCACCACTCCGAGTACGTCTTCATCAGCACCAGCTCACGCAGAGCACAACCCGATAAAGTTCGCTTCCCCGCTCACTCACAACGAGGAGAGGGTCGACGCGTGGTATGGAGGCGAACAGCTGCGGTATCGCACGATGGATGATCTACTCGGCGACCAGCCGGTGCCGGGACTGATGCCACGTGACCTGGAGGCGCAGCTACAACTCGCGTGTGACGACGGCGAACCACGGTCCTTTGCAGAGGCCGAGAGAGATCGGCATGGCGCGCCACGATGCAGTTGGAGATGGATGCGGTCGAGCAAAACCACACCTGGGAGCTCGCTGACCTCCCCCGTGGTCATCGCGCAATCAcccttaagtgggtgttcaagctgaagagggatggagccggcgccatcatcaaGCACAAGGCTCGCCTGGTGGCCCGAGGCTTCTTGCAGCAGGAAGGAGTCGACTTCACGACGCCGTCGCTCCCGTGGCACGGATGGAGTCCGTGCAACTTCTCCTTGCGCTGGCTGCCCAGGAGGGCTGGCGTGTCCATcacatggatgtcaagtcggcattCCTCAATGGTGACTTGAAGGAGGAAGTCTACGTGCATCAGCCACTGGGTTTTGCGATTCCCGGCCAGGAGGGCAAGGTACTCCGCCTgcgcaaggccctctatggcctacgACAGGCACCTAGGGCGTGGAACGCCAAGCTGGACTCCACGCTAAAGAAGATGGGCTTCGAGCAAAGCCCGCATGAGGCCGCTGTCTACCGACGAGGCAGTGGAGGAAATGCCCTGCTGGTGGGCGTCTATGTTGATGACTTGGTGATCACCGGCACCAAAGATGCAGAGGTAGCGGCATTCAAGGAGGACATGAAGGCCACCTTCCAGATGAGTGATTTAGGGCTCCTCTCCTTCTATCTAGGGATTGAGGTGCACCAGGATCACTCCGGGATCGCGCTTCGACAGTCCGCCTACgccaagcgcatcgttgagctagctgggctcaccggctgccatccagctctcactccgatggaggagagGCTGAAACTGAGCCGTGACAGCACGGCGGAGGAAGTGGATGCTACGCAGTACCGACGCCTTGTGGGGAGCCTTCGCTACCTCACCCACACACGGCCGGACCTAGCATTCTCCGTCGGCTATGTCAGTCGGTTCATGGAGCGACCGACGTCGGAACACCAGCAGGCAGTGAAGAGGATCATCCGCTACATAGCAGGGACCCTCGACCACGGCCTCCACTACCCTAGGTGTCCGGCAGCACACTTCGTCGGGTACAGCGACAGCGACCACGCCAGCGACATCGACACCAGCAAGAGCACGAGCGGGATCCTCCTTTTCCTCGGCAAGTGTCTCGTGAGCTGGCAATcagtcaagcagcaggtggtggcccTGTCCAGCTGTGAGGCTGAGTACATAGCGGCCTCCACCGCCTGCACTCAGGCGCTTTGGCTCGCTCGACTGCTTGGTGATCTTCTCGTTCAAGACACCAGAACGGTGCAGCTCCTGGTGGATAGCAAGTCCGCCCTGGCCCTAGCAAAGAACCCCGTGTTCCATAAACGGAGCAAGCACATCCGGctgaggtatcacttcatccgcagcTGTGTGGAAGAAGGGAGCATCGAGGCGAGCTACATCAACACCAAGGATCAGCTCGCAGACCTGCTCACCAAGCCTCTTGGGAGGGTCAAGTTCCTCGAGCTTTGCTCCAGGATCAGGATGATTCAACACTCCCACAAGACGACGTACAAGACTTAGGGGGAGAATGttggataagtctgtgtactagggtctttgtggggctgcagcacatggtccttgtggcagttaggatagagttcttgaccatcaaggactggcaGTTATTAGGATAGCATCTTAGAccagcatcttagactagcatcttagactggcatcttagTAGCATCTCAGCATATGCTTGGTTGGCTAGCAGCCTATAAGTATGTATCCCTAACCCCTCAGGTTGGTATGGCATTGCGTGAGAAATAAACCAACaaaaattgtcccaactctcctagtgtcatccacaactatcaatgctcaggtTCAACGGTCTAACACAGCTAACTGGTTTGCATTCAGCTTCCGAGCGCCAACCGAAGGCGACAACTTCGAAGCATCCCCATGGGACATCTGCTCATCACCATGCTCACCGCTTGAGGCACTTGCATTTGCACTACTAACATGATCGATAACCTTCTGCATTGGCACCTGATCCTCAGAACACGTCTTACGTCTGCTCCTTTTCCATGGCACGGAATCGGGCTCCGGTTTCCTCATCAGACGACGCCAAGAGGAAACATCCCGGCCACCCCGCCCCCGCTTCGGTCGCCTTCAGGGCCAGCTGTAGACGACGCCGCTGGTGCTTCTCCCTTCAACAACCTAtgtacaggaaaggaacatcatagAGGTTAGGAAAAAGGATAGACCAATCCAAATCATTTCATTCGACTCCGCCCTTCATTCCTTCTACAATTAGCACATGCAGCTCCCCTGCATGATTCTAAGCATAGGGACGCAGGATGTATCCCAACAAAATTTCCAAAATATAGGGATACAGGGGGCACAGCTACCAACTTTTTTTCCAATCAAACCACAGAGAAACCTAGCCCGGCGTTGAAGAGTGAGCTTCGGTTCGGTTCGGTTCAGCCTAGCCACGCCGCGCGGCGTGCCCGAAATCGGCGGAGATGAGGGGCGCGGCCGTCGGGTGGTGGGTGCCCCCGCGTAGATCTTCATAGACCCGAGCAGAGAGGGAGGGTGAGAAGGACAGGGTGGCCGGCGATGTGGCGGCGAGGGAATATGATTATACGGTGGAGGTGGCAGCCCGTCGCCGGAGACGAGGTAGGCGGCGCTGCGACGGCGAGGCTCGAGGGCTTGGGTCAGGGCGCTGGTCTTGACGTTGTTGGGCTGCCGCGTTTTATCTGGCCAGGCCGAAACTCCTCCGCCTTGGACCCGAATACTTCCTGGGCCCATCAGTCGGCCAATATGGGTTTTTTCAGTAACAGGTTTCGTACTGCTTTGTTCGTTGCGTTTTTTTTTTCTGCTTGCAGTTTTTTTTCCGGTTTTGTTTAGGTACCCCCCATCCGGTTTTGTCCAGATATGCTCCCCCATCTGGTATTATGAGGATTCTAGAAGGTTCCATGCATGGGTTTTTTCAGCTTCTTGTTTTCACCTGTTTTGctcgtttttcttttctttatcttttttgtTTGCTCTTTCTTTTCATTTAGAAATCTAATATTATCTATACATAATATTTTTCAAAATGCAGTGAACTATTTTTTCAATGTATACTGGACATTTCTTTGATTTACGATGATCACTTTTTTAAATATATGGgaaacatttttttatatatacagttaacattttctaaatacacaCTAAACATTTCTTTATATATGTGTTTAATAAGACTTCTaacatacacattgaacatttattAAACACGAACTGAACATTTTTTACTATAAGATGAATATTTGTTTAGACATAAAGTGAACatatttaaaaatatttttatgaattcttttttatacattaaatttATTTTAACAGTATATTTTGTATAAATATATTTTCCGGACATTTTAGTTAATAtagtactatatatactatttgcACAAAAAATAGAAGTCATGCACAGTGGAGTCCTCGCCATGCCACGCCCCGAAGTGTCAGCGAGAGCATTGATAGACTTTCAAAACCTTGGCACCTCCCCACGACCGCTACATCTGACAGCCATACCNNNNNNNNNNNNNNNNNNNNNNNNNNNNNNNNNNNNNNNNNNNNNNNNNNNNNNNNNNNNNNNNNNNNNNNNNNNNNNNNNNNNNNNNNNNNNNNNNNNNNNNNNNNNNNNNNNNNNNNNNNNNNNNNNNNNNNNNNNNNNNNNNNNNNNNNNNNNNNNNNNNNNNNNNNNNNNNNNNNNNNNNNNNNNNNNNNNNNNNNNNNNNNNNNNNNNNNNNNNNNNNNNNNNNNNNNNNNNNNNNNNNNNNNNNNNNNNNNNNNNNNNNNNNNNNNNNNNNNNNNNNNNNNNNNNNNNNNNNNNNNNNNNNNNNNNNNNNNNNNNNNNNNNNNNNNNNNNNNNNNNNNNNNNNNNNNNNNNNNNNNNNNNNNNNNNNNNNNNNNNNNNNNNNNNNNNNNNNNNNNNNNNNNNNNNNNNNNNNNNNNNNNNNNNNNNNNNNNNNNNNNNNNNNNNNNNNNNNNNNNNNNNNNNNNNNNNNNNNNNNNNNNNNNNNNNNNNNNNNNNNNNNNNNNNNNNNNNNNNNNNNNNNNNNNCACCGAGCAGTCATCTTATCCACTCCATTTACAAAATTAGTGCAAAGCTAGTACTTCAAATACACATCTCAAACAAAAGGGAAACCAGGTGTAAATTCTCAAACAAAATGTTTCACTTTTTACGATTATAATATAAGACCAAAATCCAAcaatcttcatgcacaaccaagtccCTGCGTCCGTATTATTACACACTAAAAACAAACAAATAAGCAGTCTACTATAATTCTAATATATTATAAACAGATCGGCTCTCCCAGCCTCACGCAGAAAACCCATCGAACCACACGGCCTACAGGCCGCTGCTCGACGCCTCCATCATGCCGGTGCGGATCTGGTCGCCGATGTCCTTGACGTGGCCCGGGCCGTGGGGGATGAACACCGTGGTGGTCTTCGAATTGTCCCCGAGCTCCTTGATGGTGTCGAAGTACTGGGTGACCATGATCAGGTCCATCACCTCCTTGGCGCTCGTGCCCGACACCGAGTGCGAGAAGTTGAGGATGTTCTCCCGCAGGCCGTCCGTGATAGCCTGCCGCTGCTTGGCGATGCCGACGCCTGACAGGTACTTAGCCTCGGCCTCCCCTTCCGCCTTCTTCACCAGATGGATCTTCTCCGCTTCTCCTTTGTAGACACTCGCAAGCTGGAGCCGTTGGGCTGTGACAAGGGTTGACAGGCGAGCACACATGCATATAAACAGACTGCTTAGAGCCTAAACAAGTGTACTCTATTAGAGAACAACCATATGAAGCATGGGAAGAGAAGACAGCAATTTAAGAGTTGGGTAAGAGCGGAGATAAGTTTTGAAGACAATCCAGCATGTAATAAACATTTCCTAG
This portion of the Triticum dicoccoides isolate Atlit2015 ecotype Zavitan chromosome 7A, WEW_v2.0, whole genome shotgun sequence genome encodes:
- the LOC119333003 gene encoding CWF19-like protein 2, with protein sequence MCRSPTRTICCSSTKTLVHRLIQQAAEVLRLRMKGKHEEADQLSRETEAVLQDQGTSVDEPRHEKGRSSIRHTIKHAIAAESRKGEENADLHATNIIIQNKHYDMSRCVEDEYEDLGDAPRSKSRDARVEKKSTHRHILTQKERCLYCFENPSRLVVAVGNFTYLMLPQFDPVVRGHCLILPLQHEPATRATDSGAWEEIPNFKKCLLKMFLQQGKDVIFLETVVGLAKQRRHCMIECIPVPCEVSHKAPMYFKKAIDEAEEEWSQHEAKKLIRTSGDLRQVIPENFAYFHVEFGLDRGFVHVIDDEGKFSAGFGLDVIRGVLRLPAQGMDRRPRHVPMDDQKKAIAGFVKDWGPFDWTKQLD